The following nucleotide sequence is from Azoarcus sp. CIB.
GATGCCTTCATCGCGTTCGGTCAGGCATTCAAGGATCTCGACGCAGGCGCCTGCCCCCCGGTGCATGACGGCATTCATGGTGTTGCGCAGGCGCGGCACGTACTTCTCGAGCGGCTCGCCATACTTGCGTTCGAGCAGGATCGCGTCGACAAACTGTTCGGGACTGACGACCAGGTTGACCACGGACTCCTTACTGGAGTCGAACTCGCGCATGATGGCCAGCAGATCCTTCGGCTCCATTTCGTCGAGGATGTTCACCAGCGCCTGGTCGCCCTGCGTTTCGGCGATGGCGACCAGTTGCGATTCCGCCTCGGCGATTTCGCCGGCGAGGATCAGGGCTTGGGTCTGGATGACGGCAGGATGGGTCATGGACTTGGTGCTTAACGGTCAGGGGTATCGAAACCTTGTTCGGTCATCCAGCTTTCGCCGGCTTCGCCAAGGTCTTCCGTATCGTCTTCATTTTCTTCATCGGCCTGGGATGCGGCGTCAGGCCTGCGGATGTCTTCGGTCAGCATCCACTCGAGCACGGCCGTGGAGGTCAGGAAAGCATCGCCATCCGCAGCCCCCAGGCACATCTCGATAAGCGGACGCGCCCACGGCTGGATGTCCAGGGTTCTTTCCATCTCCGCCCAGCGCGGAAAACGACCGAGCCCCGGGGTGCTGTTGGCCGCCCGATCGAGAATCTTGCGGTCGTTGAACGCATACGCCCCATGCAGCGCGGGCGCGACCATTTCCGGCGCCTCCTCGATCATGGGCATCAGATCCTCGAAGCACTGACGCTTTTCCTGCAGACGTTTGTTGAGGACGTTCTTGTTTTCCGAATCGGTGCGCAAGTCATCCAGCTCACTATTGTAACGCTCGGAAAGATCTTCAAAATAAAACGACGTCATGTAATCACTTTTTCAATGTACGCATTCCACAGCGAGGTCGCTTCCTGCAGTGGATCGTCGATCAGGTTGCGACGGCGCAGCGCATCGTATTCGCCGCGCTTCGCAACGTCCCCCAGCAATTCGTAAGCCGTCTGGGCTTCCCGAAAACGGGCCGAAGCGTCGGCCGAGGGGTTTCTGTCGGGGTGGTAAAGACGGGCCGCCTTGCGGTAGGCCGATTTGATGTCATCAAGAGATGCGACTGGCGAAACACCTAGAACTTCGTACGGGTCTCTCATTTCAGTCATTATGAATAAACGGGGCTTATCTTCACTAGTATAACAAGGAACTATTAGCCCCTTCGCAAAGAGTCGGCTCGGCCGAGCCGCGTCGCCCATGCCACGAGCATGCCTGCATCCCGATCACGACACGCTGGCGTCCCACCAGGGGAAGTTAGCCGCCCGCGCAAAGCAGGAAGCCTAAACGGACTACGCCACCCGTGGGTGGCGTAGTCCGACGGAACGCCAGGGGGATCTCAACGCGCGGGAGCCGGAGGCGGAACGACGATCACGGTGTCGCCACCGGTCTTGCCGCGCTCACCTTGGGCTCCGGTATCTCCGGTGGAACCGGTTGCGCCAGTGCCCCCGGTTGATCCTTGTGCTCCGGTGTAACCGGTCGATCCGGTATCCCCGGTAGACCCCGTAGATCCGGTAGCCCCCATCTGTCCGGTCATTCCAGTGGCGCCAGGAGCACCTGCGGGGCCGGCGGGCCCCGGAACGGGCGCTGGAGCCGGGGCCGGAGCAGGCGTAACAACCGTCGACTTTTCACACGCGCTCAAGGCTAGCCCCATCACAACCGCTGAAAAAATTATCGCATATTTCATCTGAATTCCTCTTGAGTGTTGGTCTACAACCGCTCTCTTGGGGAGATTCGCGGTCAGCTGGACGTGCGATTTGAAAATACGCGATTTCCGCGCCCCGCTCCGTTCGCTGGCGAACACAACCCCACGTGTGGGCCTCCCGGCACCGCCACGTACGGTTCGGTTCCGGCACAAGGACCGTCCGAATCCGTGAATCGTGGGGTCTGACTCTGGCAACGGTGATGTTGTGTGCGGAACCGTACAGAGCCGCCGCCGTTTTCGGCGTAAATATCATTTGCCGGACGGCAACATTCTCATCAACGGGGCGCAAGTCCAGGGATCGACGCACAATGAAAGCCCTACTCATTACCGGAGTCGCACTCATTGTCATGGGCGCAGCCGTTCTGGGCTACGACCATTACAGCTACACGACGACCGAGAACATTCTCCAGATCGGGCCGATCACGGCGACCGCCGAACGCACGCATACGGTCGCGATACCGCCGCTCGTCGGCTGGTTGCTCATCGGTGGCGGCGCGTGCGTGATCGCTTTCGCCGTACTGTCGAAAAAATGACTGAAAGGGAAAGGTGCCTGTATGACCATCAACCTGGGTCTTGCTCCGCTGGTCGCGCTGATCGCCGGGATTCTCATCCTCGTCGTACCGCGGCTGCTGAACTATATCGTCGCCATTTATCTGATCCTCATCGGACTGATCGGGCTCTTCGGGGGCGGCAACTTCAACCTTCGCTGAAGTCCGCCGCTCCTCAGCGCTCGCGGCCAATTGTCCGCATCAAACCCGGATCCGGCCCAGGCGCCCCTGCTGGCCGTTTTATGGGAAGGTCTGGCGATGGCCGGAGCGCAAAAGTGTTTCGCCGCTGAAACACCTCGATTCTCTCGCACGAATGGTGTCCAACCCATTATGAATCAATGGTTTGATGCCTACCTCCCGGACGGCAACGGGGTTCGGTCGGGGTTTGCCTGTACAGAGTCAGTACAGAGTTACCGTCACACGATCACCCGAAATGCATCATCAAGATTGCCATATCGCTTTTAATCAATAAGTTGCGAACAGGAAACGCATGCGGCACGGGTCTTGCGCATTCGGAGCCACCGGGCTTGGCATGGTGCCGGCTTTGGCTCTCGAAGGGGAATTGCGATGAGGAAGACTCTGATTTCAGCCGCGATCGGGCTGGCCTTTAGTGTCGCCGGACAGGTGTGGGCCAATCCCGTGAATACCGTAAGCGATGTCACGGACACCAATACGCAAACCGCCACAGCAACCGCGACACAGGCGGGCGACACCAGCCCGCAGGCGAATGAGTTCTCGACGGCGACGCAGGACAACTCGACGAGCAGTACCGACAATTCGAACCAAGGCAACAACAGCTCCACCAACAGTGCCGACAGTTCAAACCAGGGTAACGATAATTCGACGAGCAGTACCGACAATTCGAACCAGGGCAACAACAGTTCCACGAACAGCGCCGACAGTTCGAATCAGGGCAACAACAACTCCACGAACAGCGCCGACAGCTCGAACCAGGGCAATAACAGCTCCACCAACAGTGCCGACAGCTCGAATCAAGGCAACGACAATTCGACACACACCAACACCAGCAGCGCCGATGGCGACAACCGCGACAACGACGGCACGGCGGCGGCTGAGGGCCTCGGCAGCACGGCGGCCAACAATGGTTCGAGCTCGACGGCCAATTTCAATAACGCGTTCAACACGACGCACGTAATGGCCCTGTCGACACTGACCGGTACTGTCAGCGGTGTGTCGGTGAGCGGTCTTGGCAACGTCGCGATGAACCATGGCAATGCGAACGGCGGAGCCGGTGCGGCCGGAGGGGCTGGCAGCGGCGGCGACGCGACGGGCGGCGCGGCTGCGGGTACGGGTGGTGCCGGTGGTGCGGCATCCGGCGCGCGGGGTGGCGCAGGCAGCAATGGCGGCGACGGTTCAGTGGGCACTGCGTCGACCGGCGAGGCAAACGGCGCAACCGGCGCAACCGGCGGCAATGCGGGTCCGGCGCGAGCCAATGGTGGTGACGGCAGCGGATCGGTTGGCGATACGACGGCCAGCAACGGTTCGTCCGGCGGGACGGCTACGGTTACGCCGTCCGTTGATCCGGGTACCGCGACGGCAACCGGTGGGGCCGGTACCGCGGGCGACTCGACGGCGGGCGCCAGCAGCAGCACGGCAACGGGCGGGAATGGCGGCACGGCCAGCAATACCGCCGGAGCCGGCGGGAACGGCGGTACGGCGACCAGCGGCAATGCCTCGACCGGTAGCGCGACAGGCGGCAATGGCGGCAGTGGCGGCAACGGCGGCACCAACACCGCAGGTACCGGCGGCGACGGCGGCACGAACACCGGCGGAATGGCGACGGGCGGCACCGGCACGGGTGGCGAGGGCGGCATGGGCGGAGCCGGCGGCACCGCGACGGTCGATGCGGGGACCTTCAACATGTTCAATACCATCAACAGCAGTTTCACCAACGGCGCCGGCATCATCGTCAATGCCCAGAACAGCGGCATCGGTGCACTCGTGCAGCAAAGCGTGAATGTGCAGGCAAACCTGACAGTCAGGTAATTCGCACGTGCAGAGCCGGGGGAACCGAACCTTCCCCCGGTTTCATTGGCAGTCGAGGAGTCAAGCCATGAAACAGGTACTGCACTTGCTCGCCCTGGGCATCGCGCTGGCCCTCATGTACGGCACGATCGTGCCTGCGCGGGCCGATGACTTGGTGATGCTGGGTGATGCGGAGGAGCTCGCGGTGCAGGGGCCGACATCAAGGCTGCTGGCTGCGCCGGTACTTGATG
It contains:
- a CDS encoding DnaJ domain-containing protein, whose product is MTEMRDPYEVLGVSPVASLDDIKSAYRKAARLYHPDRNPSADASARFREAQTAYELLGDVAKRGEYDALRRRNLIDDPLQEATSLWNAYIEKVIT
- a CDS encoding DUF3096 domain-containing protein, which produces MTINLGLAPLVALIAGILILVVPRLLNYIVAIYLILIGLIGLFGGGNFNLR